In the Gemmatimonadota bacterium genome, TTGGGTTCAAAGTCATAGATACCGATATTTCTAAATCCATTCAAAGCTGATTTTAGGAACACACCAGCAAAAGGTGACTCAATCAAGAGTGGTATTTCATTATACAAAGGCGGTTCCTTGGTAATTAACAGATCTTCCAAGAATGGAGGTATATCCATATCGGGATTATTTAAGTCTATATTTAGTTTGCCATTAAGACTGGAATATTTGATGTTAAATTTTTTCGAATTATTGATTTTTTTTTCTTCATGACAGCTCAATGTTATTTTGTCTTGATCAATAGTATATCCAAATTTTCGTGTATGGAATTTTAAAGAAAACTCATAGTCTATTTTACGAATTTTGAATGAGGGAGATTCGTGATGGTGTCCAAGCCAAAACCCCTCGGATTCGCCCTGCATAACTACGCGAAACGAAAGGGGCCGGGAATGCGCAATCCTTATATTCCATAGATACTCTATACCCCCCTGAAGCGAAATTGCATTTTCCAATCCATGATTAACAATATCTCTAAGAAATTGGAAGGCTTGAACGAGATTAGATTTTCCCGAAGCATTCGCTCCAACCAGTAAGTTGAAGTCGTTCAAGTGAATAGATTGGTTAGCGAAACTCTTGAAGTTTGATATTTTAATTTTTGTAATTTTCATGTTGGCAGCCTTGTAAGAATAGGCTAGACCTCTTTTACCACCAGGACCTTGTCCTTATCGATTTTCATAATCGATATTTCGCTCGACTATTGAACACAGCTTTTGAGGGTGCGGGCGAATAAGTCGAGGACTGCATGCCAGGATTTTTCAGCGGCATCCTCGTGGTAGTGCGTTAAACGCTGGGGAAAGAAATAACCGTGTAGTGCACCGTGCATAAAGTCAATGCGATGTGGGACGTCACAGCGGGTGAGTTCGGTTTTGTAGAGTTGTAGGTGTTCTTCGGTCGCGCCGGCATCTTGGTCTGCCCAGCCAAAGTAGCCTTCGGCTTTGAGTTTGGATATGGCGAGATGGGGCGAGTCCGATGCATCGGTGACGAGTTTGCCGCCGTGAATGGAGGCAAAGGCCAAAACATTGTCGGGATAGATTGCTGCTGCAAAGAGGGCGTGGCGGCCGCCCATGCAGGTGCCGATAGTGCCGACCCGTTGGGCATTGGCTTGGGGTTCTTCGTTGTCGAGGTGGCGAAGTAGAGCGCCCGTGTCGTTGATGACCATGGCATTGGTCGTGCTGGTGTTGAGGTTCATCGGATGCAGGGGATCTGTGTTTTCGAGATTGAGACCGCCGCTCATGAATTTTTCGGGGTTGTAAGACGGATTGCCCATGCGGTAAAATAGGGAGGGGAGTGCAGCGTAATATCCCGCGCGAGCAAAACGACGGCACATGTTTTTCAATTCGTCGCGAATGCCAAATATGTCAAAGTAGAAGATGACAGCGGGGTGCGGTCCTTCGCCTTCTGGATGAAAGACACAGGTGGGCATTATACCGTCTGAAGTTGTAACTTCGATGGTTTTTTCGATCATCGGTTTATCCTTAAAGCCGCGAGAATACGCACTCGCGGCTTTTGTTTTTTATATCTATTTGGGTCAACTTGAGATGATGCCACCGCTTGGTGGATTGCCTCCACCTGGAACGCCACCCTGTCCGGGCAAACCGCCGGGCATTG is a window encoding:
- a CDS encoding dienelactone hydrolase family protein — its product is MIEKTIEVTTSDGIMPTCVFHPEGEGPHPAVIFYFDIFGIRDELKNMCRRFARAGYYAALPSLFYRMGNPSYNPEKFMSGGLNLENTDPLHPMNLNTSTTNAMVINDTGALLRHLDNEEPQANAQRVGTIGTCMGGRHALFAAAIYPDNVLAFASIHGGKLVTDASDSPHLAISKLKAEGYFGWADQDAGATEEHLQLYKTELTRCDVPHRIDFMHGALHGYFFPQRLTHYHEDAAEKSWHAVLDLFARTLKSCVQ
- a CDS encoding AAA family ATPase, which produces MKITKIKISNFKSFANQSIHLNDFNLLVGANASGKSNLVQAFQFLRDIVNHGLENAISLQGGIEYLWNIRIAHSRPLSFRVVMQGESEGFWLGHHHESPSFKIRKIDYEFSLKFHTRKFGYTIDQDKITLSCHEEKKINNSKKFNIKYSSLNGKLNIDLNNPDMDIPPFLEDLLITKEPPLYNEIPLLIESPFAGVFLKSALNGFRNIGIYDFEP